In the Tribolium castaneum strain GA2 chromosome 1, icTriCast1.1, whole genome shotgun sequence genome, one interval contains:
- the MnM gene encoding titin homolog, with amino-acid sequence MGNTHAKPHPKPRNKKQVHWKAADYAELRDKVDKIIHPASRSCDRPSPPGKPHLSDNDLTPDLVTIVWSKPTRDGGSPITGYLVEHRRTGSPHWVRATPLLVPFPELTLSGLEPGWRYQFRVRAENAVGLSEPSDISEPLTVTLQKFAITAPKFTEELKDATALENEKVEFVVHFLGQPAPKICWFKDGFEIFSSRRTRILTENDRSVLTIHQSALSDEGEIKCTATNKAGHASTKARLSLEAPPSIRLPRQYEDGLLFEIGEVIRLKVSVAGRPTPLVFWSHDGESIQNNDRYEIEYVDKCSILKIAEATRGDRGEYQIKAVNKIGEDLASFLVTITDKPSPPGRARVVMTLGRSVTLSWSTPDDDGGCKIGNYIVEYYRLGWNVWLKAATSRQLTTILGDLIEGSEYKFRIKAESPYGISEPGAESDIVFIPDPKRGITSPQARSRSQPKDIIDEITSVPVAAKRRPKPRSQSSITKAETNYYDEMPKRPERNKIKSPPKTPEVVRKNASPQTILDRASLARELAYGSPEIKMLQSERPTSPLPPQTKSPSPPKSRTPSPNLTPSPSEDKSKTPSPKDKRSLLREKSETFEESSEFMLVLYPDANEKGRRRSSQNIEFDFDEYDIPPPLSLSAPELGAEPPVFENLKTSASSTELLHERAMMRFNEAAAAEEEELKKRRKFSYDGQHNIDIPKIQINSKDDQDIVGLERKPSRRKSSGSVVQQQLLWAQKRFSLKNSNDLNEFIETKLQKTQIPSPEAPKKEMVRQRSESEEREEEEFNRVRAKMGLQGQSSLEKRSIEVVDEEKWLEDYEESLSESETESEDERDYDIQPPQRIYSDEDEETYHPGVMTTPRKPSVSDEPFEILTKRNKLPDPNFVPKPILKKTEVEPPKVSSTKIRSHSPMPQFRQEVTRGRLQSLAQPPIELSDNKSKVFQRSISLSTEENTESEKIAPTLQAAPGRNISAVATLCGITAASIVIPEKLLQKKNDEEESKVVVDHYMDIVRSYGQRKKSNPEVWKAATNEAKTWSTTKEEKTEEEAQTLMSYGQRKNSNPQIRKVLEETKPEAKTWSTNKEEKDEELTEIVKSSGQRKNSVPQSLKEEVKTWNTTKEEKSEVQPLRTERSPSPSPQKTAPNQKRGRSGVNHKPRRGSSRSKTPSRSPSRLENWSGRKSSPSPMKRKTSPSPMRARKSPSPIPLAKPRPKLREITTQTSIGLELNYSSDSRASTPHDRRQEELLAKAEVKVRSFVDYLTDLAMFFVACWLYLFSNELLAIPVLLVMVYRQLKNEIGKRIPRWIVRRFSKKKAKK; translated from the exons ATGGGGAACACACACGCGAAGCCCCATCCAAAACCGAGGAATAAAAAACAAGTACACTGGAAGGCTGCag ATTATGCAGAATTGCGAGACAAAGTGGACAAAATAATCCATCCGGCGTCTAGGAGTTGTG ACCGCCCCTCCCCGCCCGGCAAGCCCCACCTCTCCGACAACGACCTCACCCCCGACCTCGTCACCATCGTCTGGTCTAAGCCAACCCGCGATGGCGGCTCTCCAATCACCGGCTACCTCGTCGAGCACCGCCGCACAGGCTCCCCCCACTGGGTGCGAGCCACGCCCCTCCTCGTCCCCTTCCCCGAGCTCACCCTCAGCGGCCTGGAGCCCGGCTGGCGCTACCAGTTCCGGGTGCGGGCCGAAAACGCAGTTGGCCTTTCCGAACCCAGCGACATCTCCGAACCCTTAACTGTAACGTTGCAAAAATTCGCTATTACAGCACCAAAGTTCACCGAAGAACTCAAAGACGCAACAGCGCTCGAAAATGAGAAAGTTGAGTTCGTTGTCCACTTTTTGGGACAACCTGCGCCGAAAATCTGCTGGTTTAAGGACGGGTTTGAGATTTTTAGCAGCAGAAGGACGAGGATTTTGACGGAGAATGATCGGAGTGTGTTGACTATACACCAGAGCGCGCTGTCGGATGAGGGCGAGATCAAGTGCACAGCGACCAATAAGGCGGGGCATGCGTCCACGAAGGCGCGGCTAAGCTTGGAAGCCCCGCCCAGTATACGCCTACCGAGACAATACGAAGATGGGCTGTTGTTTGAGATCGGGGAAGTTATTAG GTTGAAGGTTTCTGTGGCTGGCCGTCCGACTCCGTTGGTTTTTTGGAGCCATGATGGAGAATCGATTCAAAATAACGACCGATATGAGATCGAATACGTGGACAAGTGttccattttgaaaattgctgAAGCGACAAGAGGTGATCGAGGGGAGTACCAGATCAAAGCTGTGAACAAGATTGGAGAGGATTTGGCCTCGTTTTTGGTCACCATCACCGACAAGCCTTCGCCACCAGGTCGGGCAAGAGTGGTTATGACCTTGGGCCGTTCCGTCACCCTCTCCTGGAGCACCCCTGACGATGATGGGGGTTGTAAAATCGGGAACTACATCGTAGAGTACTACAGACTGGGGTGGAACGTCTGGCTCAAAGCTGCTACTAGTAGACAACTGACCACAATCCTAGGGGACTTAATCGAAGGAAGCGAGTACAAATTCAGGATCAAGGCCGAAAGTCCGTACGGGATTAGCGAACCGGGGGCTGAATCCGACATCGTCTTCATCCCTGATCCCAAAAGAGGGATCACTTCGCCCCAAGCGCGAAGCCGAAGCCAACCGAAGGATATCATAGACGAAATCACTTCAGTCCCAGTTGCGGCCAAACGACGTCCAAAACCCAGGTCGCAGTCATCAATAACCAAAGCAGAAACAAATTACTATGACGAGATGCCCAAACGTCcagaacgtaacaaaatcaaAAGTCCTCCCAAAACACCAGAAGTTGTACGAAAGAACGCAAGTCCTCAAACTATCCTCGATCGGGCTTCGCTAGCTCGGGAATTGGCGTACGGAAGTCcagaaattaaaatgttgcagTCAGAAAGGCCGACCAGTCCTTTGCCACCACAAACCAAAAGCCCAAGTCCGCCAAAATCGCGAACTCCGAGTCCTAATCTCACCCCGTCTCCCTCTGAAGATAAGAGCAAGACCCCAAGTCCGAAAGACAAGAGGAGTTTGCTTCGGGAGAAGTCCGAAACGTTCGAAGAGAGTTCGGAGTTTATGCTGGTCTTATATCCGGATGCTAACGAAAAAG GTCGTCGTCGGTCCAGTCAAAACATCGAATTCGACTTTGACGAGTACGATATCCCCCCTCCACTCTCCCTCTCAGCTCCAGAGCTCGGCGCAGAACCGCCTGTTTTCGAAAACTTGAAAACATCAGCGAGTTCCACCGAACTGTTGCACGAACGCGCCATGATGCGCTTCAACGAAGCCGCAGCCGCTGAAGAAGAAGAGTTGAAGAAACGAAGAAAGTTCAGTTATGACGGCCAACACAACATCGACATACCCAAAATCCAAATCAACTCAAAGGATGATCAGGATATCGTCGGTCTGGAACGGAAACCTTCCCGAAGGAAATCGTCGGGGAGTGTGGTCCAGCAGCAGCTGCTCTGGGCCCAGAAACGCTTCAGTTTGAAGAATTCGAACGATTTGAATGAATTTATCGAAacgaaattgcaaaaaacgcAAATTCCTAGTCCCGAAGCGCCCAAGAAGGAAATGGTGCGGCAAAGATCGGAGTCTGAGGAACGCGAGGAAGAGGAATTTAACCGAGTGAGGGCAAAAATGGGGCTCCAAGGCCAGTCTAGTTTGGAAAAACGCAGCATTGAAGTGGTGGATGAAGAAAAGTGGTTGGAGGATTACGAAGAAAGTTTATCAGAGTCGGAAACTGAATCTGAAGATGAGCGGGATTACGACATCCAACCCCCTCAAAGAATCTACAGTGATGAAGATGAAGAAACGTACCACCCTGGCGTCATGACCACGCCCAGAAAACCATCAGTTAGTGacgaaccgtttgaaattttgaccaaaagaAACAAACTACCTGATCCGAACTTCGTACCAAAACCAATTCTGAAGAAAACTGAAGTGGAACCACCGAAAGTTTCAAGTACCAAAATAAGGTCACACTCGCCCATGCCTCAGTTTCGGCAAGAAGTGACTAGAGGGCGTTTGCAATCTTTGGCACAACCACCAATAGAATTGTCGGATAACAAAAGCAAGGTTTTCCAACGCTCGATTTCCCTCTCCACTGAAGAAAACacagaaagtgaaaaaatcgcCCCAACACTTCAGGCCGCTCCAGGACGGAATATTTCAGCAGTGGCGACTCTTTGTGGTATTACGGCTGCCAGTATCGTCATACCGGAAAAACTGCTTCAGAAGAAAAATGATGAAGAAGAGTCGAAGGTTGTTGTGGACCACTACATGGACATTGTGAGGAGTTATGGACAACGAAAGAAGAGTAATCCCGAAGTTTGGAAAGCGGCAACAAACGAAGCAAAGACCTGGAGTACCACCAAAGAagaaaaaactgaagaagaaGCACAAACTTTGATGAGTTATGGCCAACGAAAGAATAGTAATCCCCAAATTAGGAAGGTATTAGAAGAAACAAAACCAGAAGCTAAAACCTGGAGTACCaacaaagaagaaaaagatGAGGAACTAACAGAGATTGtcaagagttctggtcaaaggAAGAATAGTGTTCCCCAAAGTTTGAAGGAAGAAGTGAAGACTTGGAACACCaccaaagaagaaaaaagcgAAGTTCAACCTCTCAGGACCGAACGTAGTCCCTCTCCCTCCCCTCAAAAAACCGCTCCGAACCAGAAAAGAGGGAGAAGCGGCGTCAACCACAAACCTAGGAGAGGTTCCAGTCGTTCCAAAACCCCCTCTCGTTCCCCTTCCAGACTGGAAAACTGGTCAGGACGCAAGTCCAGCCCTTCGCCCATGAAACGCAAAACTTCCCCCTCTCCCATGAGGGCCAGGAAATCACCATCGCCCATCCCTTTGGCCAAACCTCGGCCCAAACTACGTGAAATCACAACTCAGACGTCCATCGGTTTAGAATTGAACTATTCGAGCGATTCTCGAGCTTCCACTCCTCACGACAGGAGACAGGAGGAGCTTTTGGCTAAAGCTGAAGTCAAAGTTCGCAGCTTTGTCGATTATCTTACGGATCTGGCGATGTTTTTCGTGGCTTGTTGGTTGTACTTGTTCAGTAATGAACTCTTAGCGATTCCTGTTTTGTTGGTCATGGTTTACAGACAGTTGAAGAATGAGATCGGGAAAAGGATACCACGATGGATTGTTAGACgatttagtaaaaagaaaGCGAAGAAGTAA
- the LOC660166 gene encoding uncharacterized protein LOC660166, with product MLLFAFILFAFLQTSFPLPATENPAPTHNPAVEFFKEIPLKPFKDLNEKHLKEDTGFQAALVYLKSPEWIQMVADVRKDPAWLEYKKFLNDSAIDIEFVIKHVEHCLNATNTKDFKVDKVKPSLGKFFDDVKTTYSVLVLKAAQNYLAKESNSATYRNFIAKLQSQESRKMLEKALGQPPVKKVALKLKEMDFDIEFLLEFYYSLLGWRPIYKFSA from the exons ATG TTATTGTTTGCCTTCATCCTGTTTGCCTTCCTGCAAACTTCCTTCCCCCTCCCTGCCACCGAAAACCCGGCCCCCACCCACAATCCTGCAGTCGAATTCTTCAAGGAAATCCCCCTGAAACCGTTCAAGGACCTGAACGAGAAGCACTTGAAGGAGGACACTGGTTTCCAGGCCGCTTTGGTCTACCTCAAGTCTCCGGAATGGATCCAAATGGTCGCAGATGTGCGAAAGGACCCGGCCTGGCTTGAATACAAGAAATTTCTGAACGACAGTGCTATCGATATCGAATTTGTGATCAAACATGTCGAACATTGCCTTAATGCCACCAACACTAAAGACTTCAAAGTGGACAAAGTTAAACCAAGCCTTGGCAAATTCTTCGACGATGTGAAGACAACTTATTCGGTTTTGGTCCTGAAAGCTGCCCAGAATTATCTTGCCAAAGAGAGCAACAGCGCAACTTATCGCAATTTCATCGCCAAGTTGCAGAGTCAGGAGTCCCGCAAGATGCTGGAGAAGGCTTTGGGCCAACCCCCGGTCAAAAAAGTGGCTTTGAAGCTGAAGGAAATGGACTTTGATATCGAATTTCTCCTCGAGTTCTACTACTCTCTCCTTGGCTGGCGCCCAATCTACAAATTCAGCGCTTAA
- the LOC660229 gene encoding uncharacterized protein LOC660229 — MKGIFVFLALLGLSFGAPNPQSLVAPRSLIDDFADFIKLLPVDDIKTIADKHLAEDGAFAAVITYLQGDEWAALVETIKNKPEVQDFVKYLTDAGLPVDEIVAWIHNLIANAVPGVEPDENGSLRPLLDEIEAILPVADLIALLNDKLQNSPDFQAFYVRISSENAHALVEEIRAIDEVQRLAQRLRDFGVKVDEVLAIVYDFLGWGKPKTGKSVQSLIDDFADFIKLLPVDDIKAIADKHLADDGTFAAVIIYLQGDEWAALVETIKNKPEVQDFVKYLTDAGLPVDEIVAWIHNLIANAVPGVDPDENGSLRPLLDEIEAILPVADLIALLNDKLQNSPDFQAFYVRISSENAHALVEEIRAIDEVQRLAQRLRDFGVKVDEVLAIVYDFLGWGKPKTGKSVESLIDDFADFIKLLPVDDIKAIADKHLANDGTFAAVIIYLQGDEWAALVETIKNKPEVQDFVKYLTDAGLPVDEIVAWIHNLIANAVPGVEPDENGSLRPLLDEIEAILPVADLIALLNDKLQNSPDFQAFYVRISSENAHALVEEIRAIDEVQRLAQRLRDFGVKVDEVLAIVYDFLGWGKPKTGKSVESLIDDFADFIKLLPVDDIKAIADKHLADDGTFAAVIIYLQGDEWAALVETIKNKPEVQDFVKYLTDAGLPVDEIVAWIHNLIANAVPGVEPDENGSLRPLLDEIEAILPVADLIALLNDKLQNSPDFQAFYVRISSENAHALVEEIRAIDEVQRLAQRLRDFGVKVDEVLAIVYDFLGWGKPKTGKSVESLIDDFADFIKLLPVDDIKAIADKHLADDGTFAAVIIYLQGDEWAALVETIKNKPEVQDFVKYLTDAGLPVDEIVAWIHNLIANAVPGVEPDENGSLRPLLDEIEAILPVADLIALLNDKLQNSPDFQAFYVRISSENAHALVEEIRAIDEVQRLAQRLRDFGVKVDEVLAIVYDFLGWGKPKTGKSVESLIDDFADFIKLLPVDDIKAIADKHLANDGTFAAVIIYLQGDEWAALVETIKNKPEVQDFVKYLTDAGLPVDEIVAWIHNLIANAVPGVEPDENGSLRPLLDEIEAILPVADLIALLNDKLQNSPDFQAFYVRISSENAHALVEEIRAIDEVQRLAQRLRDFGVKVDEVLAIVYDFLGWGKPKTGKSVESLIDDFADFIKLLPVDDIKAIADKHLADDGTFAAVIIYLQGDEWAALVETIKNKPEVQDFVKYLTDAGLPVDEIVAWIHNLIANAVPGVDPDENGSLRPLLDEIEAILPVADLIALLNDKLQNSPDFQAFYVRISSENAHALVEEIRAIDEVQRLAQRLRDFGVKVDEVLAIVYDFLGWGKPKTGKSVESLIDDFADFIKLLPVDDIKAIADKHLADDGTFAAVIIYLQGDEWAALVETIKNKPEVQDFVKYLTDAGLPVDEIVAWIHNLIANAVPGVEPDENGSLRPLLDEIEAILPVADLIALLNDKLQNSPDFQAFYVRISSENAHALVEEIRAIDEVQRLAQRLRDFGVKVDEVLAIVYDFLGWGKPKKF; from the coding sequence ATGAAAGGAATTTTCGTGTTCTTGGCACTCCTTGGTCTGAGCTTTGGGGCTCCCAATCCCCAGAGCTTGGTAGCTCCCAGAAGCCTAATTGATGACTTTGCTGACTTTATCAAACTTCTGCCAGTTGATGATATTAAGACCATTGCTGACAAGCATTTGGCTGAAGATGGAGCTTTCGCTGCTGTTATCACGTACTTGCAAGGCGACGAATGGGCTGCTCTTGTTGAAACCATCAAGAACAAACCAGAAGTCCAAGATTTTGTCAAATATTTGACCGATGCTGGACTTCCAGTTGATGAAATTGTGGCCTGGATCCACAACCTCATTGCCAACGCTGTTCCCGGAGTCGAACCCGATGAGAATGGAAGTCTTAGACCTCTTCTTGACGAAATCGAAGCCATCCTTCCAGTAGCTGATTTGATTGCTTTGTTGAACGACAAACTCCAAAATAGTCCCGATTTCCAAGCTTTCTACGTCAGAATTTCAAGCGAAAATGCTCATGCTTTGGTCGAAGAAATCCGTGCCATTGACGAAGTCCAACGTCTTGCTCAAAGACTGAGGGATTTTGGTGTTAAAGTTGACGAAGTTTTGGCGATTGTTTACGATTTCTTGGGATGGGGAAAACCCAAAACTGGCAAATCTGTTCAAAGTTTGATTGATGACTTCGCCGACTTTATCAAACTTCTGCCAGTTGATGATATTAAGGCTATTGCTGACAAACATTTGGCTGACGATGGAACTTTTGCTGCTGTTATCATCTACCTCCAAGGTGACGAATGGGCTGCTCTTGTCGAAACCATCAAGAACAAGCCTGAAGTCCAAGACTTTGTCAAGTATTTGACCGATGCTGGACTTCCAGTTGATGAAATTGTCGCCTGGATCCACAACCTCATTGCCAACGCTGTTCCCGGAGTTGATCCCGATGAGAATGGAAGTCTTAGACCTCTTCTTGACGAAATCGAAGCCATTCTTCCAGTAGCTGATCTCATTGCTTTGCTGAACGACAAACTCCAAAACAGCCCCGATTTCCAAGCTTTCTACGTCAGAATTTCAAGCGAAAATGCTCATGCTTTGGTTGAAGAAATCCGTGCTATTGACGAAGTCCAACGTCTTGCTCAAAGACTGAGGGATTTTGGTGTTAAAGTTGACGAAGTTTTGGCGATTGTTTACGATTTCTTGGGATGGGGAAAACCCAAAACTGGCAAATCCGTCGAAAGTTTGATTGATGACTTTGCCGACTTTATCAAACTTCTACCAGTTGATGATATTAAGGCTATTGCTGACAAACATTTGGCTAACGATGGAACTTTTGCTGCTGTTATCATCTACCTCCAAGGTGACGAATGGGCTGCTCTTGTTGAAACCATCAAGAACAAACCTGAAGTCCAAGACTTTGTCAAATATTTGACCGATGCTGGACTTCCAGTTGATGAAATTGTCGCCTGGATCCACAACCTCATTGCCAACGCTGTTCCCGGAGTCGAACCCGATGAGAATGGAAGTCTTAGACCTCTTCTTGACGAAATCGAAGCCATTCTTCCAGTAGCTGATCTCATTGCTTTGCTGAACGACAAACTCCAAAACAGCCCCGATTTCCAAGCTTTCTACGTCAGAATTTCAAGCGAAAATGCTCACGCTTTGGTCGAAGAAATCCGTGCTATTGACGAAGTCCAACGTCTTGCTCAAAGATTGAGAGATTTTGGTGTTAAAGTTGACGAAGTTTTGGCAATTGTTTACGATTTCTTGGGATGGGGAAAACCCAAAACTGGCAAATCCGTCGAAAGTTTGATTGATGACTTTGCCGACTTTATCAAACTTCTACCAGTAGATGATATTAAGGCCATTGCTGACAAACATTTGGCTGACGATGGAACTTTTGCTGCTGTTATCATCTACCTCCAAGGTGACGAATGGGCTGCTCTTGTTGAAACCATCAAGAACAAACCTGAAGTTCAAGACTTTGTCAAATATTTGACAGATGCTGGACTTCCAGTTGATGAAATTGTTGCCTGGATCCACAATCTTATTGCCAACGCTGTTCCCGGAGTCGAACCCGATGAGAATGGAAGTCTTAGACCTCTTCTTGACGAAATCGAAGCCATTCTTCCAGTAGCTGATTTGATTGCTTTGTTGAACGACAAACTCCAAAATAGTCCCGATTTCCAAGCTTTCTACGTCAGAATTTCAAGTGAAAATGCTCATGCTTTGGTTGAAGAAATCCGTGCCATTGACGAAGTCCAACGTCTTGCTCAAAGATTGAGGGACTTCGGTGTTAAAGTTGACGAAGTTTTGGCAATTGTTTACGATTTCTTGGGATGGGGAAAACCCAAAACTGGCAAATCCGTCGAAAGTTTGATTGATGACTTTGCCGACTTTATCAAACTTCTGCCAGTTGATGATATTAAGGCCATTGCTGACAAACACTTGGCTGACGATGGAACTTTTGCTGCTGTTATCATCTACCTCCAAGGTGACGAATGGGCTGCTCTTGTTGAAACCATCAAGAACAAACCTGAAGTTCAAGACTTTGTCAAATATTTGACAGATGCTGGACTTCCAGTTGATGAAATTGTTGCCTGGATCCACAATCTTATTGCCAACGCTGTTCCCGGAGTCGAACCCGATGAGAATGGAAGTCTTAGACCTCTTCTTGACGAAATCGAAGCCATCCTTCCAGTCGCTGATTTGATTGCTTTGTTGAACGACAAACTCCAAAACAGCCCCGATTTCCAAGCTTTCTACGTCAGAATTTCAAGCGAAAATGCTCATGCTTTGGTTGAAGAAATCCGTGCTATTGACGAAGTCCAACGTCTTGCTCAAAGACTGAGAGATTTTGGTGTTAAAGTTGACGAAGTTTTGGCGATTGTTTACGATTTCTTGGGATGGGGAAAACCCAAAACTGGCAAATCCGTCGAAAGCTTGATTGATGACTTCGCCGACTTTATCAAACTTCTGCCAGTTGATGATATTAAGGCCATTGCTGACAAACATTTGGCTAACGATGGAACTTTTGCTGCTGTTATCATCTACCTCCAAGGTGACGAATGGGCTGCTCTTGTTGAAACCATCAAAAACAAACCAGAAGTCCAAGACTTTGTCAAATATTTGACCGATGCTGGACTTCCAGTTGACGAAATTGTTGCCTGGATCCACAACCTCATTGCCAATGCTGTTCCCGGAGTCGAACCCGATGAAAATGGAAGTCTTAGACCTCTTCTTGACGAAATCGAAGCCATTCTTCCAGTAGCTGATCTCATTGCTTTGCTGAACGACAAACTCCAAAACAGCCCCGATTTCCAAGCTTTCTACGTCAGAATTTCAAGCGAAAATGCTCACGCTTTGGTCGAAGAAATCCGTGCTATTGACGAAGTCCAACGTCTTGCTCAAAGATTGAGAGATTTTGGTGTTAAAGTTGACGAAGTTTTGGCAATTGTTTACGATTTCTTGGGATGGGGAAAACCCAAAACTGGCAAATCCGTCGAAAGTTTGATTGATGACTTTGCCGACTTTATCAAACTTCTACCAGTAGATGATATTAAGGCCATTGCTGACAAACATTTGGCTGACGATGGAACTTTTGCTGCTGTTATCATCTACCTCCAAGGTGACGAATGGGCTGCTCTTGTTGAAACCATCAAGAACAAACCTGAAGTTCAAGACTTTGTCAAATATTTGACAGATGCTGGACTTCCAGTTGATGAAATTGTTGCCTGGATCCACAACCTCATTGCCAACGCTGTTCCCGGAGTTGATCCCGATGAGAATGGAAGTCTTAGACCTCTTCTTGACGAAATCGAAGCCATTCTTCCAGTAGCTGATCTCATTGCTTTGCTGAACGACAAACTCCAAAACAGCCCCGATTTCCAAGCTTTCTACGTCAGAATTTCAAGCGAAAATGCTCATGCTTTGGTTGAAGAAATCCGTGCTATTGACGAAGTCCAACGTCTTGCTCAAAGATTGAGGGACTTCGGTGTTAAAGTTGACGAAGTTTTGGCAATTGTTTACGATTTCTTGGGATGGGGAAAACCCAAAACTGGCAAATCCGTCGAAAGTTTGATTGATGACTTTGCCGACTTTATCAAACTTCTGCCAGTTGATGATATTAAGGCCATTGCTGACAAACACTTGGCTGACGATGGAACTTTTGCTGCTGTTATCATCTACCTCCAAGGTGACGAATGGGCTGCTCTTGTTGAAACCATCAAAAACAAACCAGAAGTCCAAGACTTTGTCAAATATTTGACCGATGCTGGACTTCCAGTTGACGAAATTGTTGCCTGGATCCACAACCTCATTGCCAATGCTGTTCCCGGAGTCGAACCCGATGAAAATGGAAGTCTTAGACCTCTTCTTGACGAAATCGAAGCCATCCTTCCAGTCGCTGATTTGATTGCTTTGTTGAACGACAAACTCCAAAACAGTCCCGATTTCCAAGCTTTCTACGTCAGAATTTCAAGCGAAAATGCTCATGCTTTGGTTGAAGAAATCCGTGCTATTGACGAAGTCCAACGTCTTGCTCAAAGATTGAGGGACTTCGGTGTTAAAGTCGATGAAGTCTTGGCAATTGTCTACGACTTCTTGGGTTGGGGAAAACCAAAGAAATTTTAG